Proteins encoded within one genomic window of Variovorax sp. OAS795:
- a CDS encoding fumarylacetoacetate hydrolase family protein: MKLLSYSHQGQARWGALVGERIADLQAASQGRFPTLPSALSQLGLPGIEALAEGALLDVALRDVSLLPVVPDAPRIFCVGLNYEAHRVEAKRERTGQPTIFLRVASSQAGHGQPLVLPSESACFDYEGEIAIVIGTGGRRIREEDAWTHVAGYAPYNDGSVRDWQAHTTQWTPGKNFPATGGFGPWMVTRGEIADGQVLALTTRLNGETVQHATTEQLIFSMPSLVAYISTFTALEPGDVIVTGTPGGVGFKRQPPLYMRVGDVVEVEVEGVGTLSNRVCAE, encoded by the coding sequence ATGAAACTTCTGAGCTATTCCCATCAGGGACAGGCGCGCTGGGGCGCGCTCGTCGGCGAACGTATCGCCGATCTCCAGGCCGCTTCACAGGGGCGGTTTCCGACCCTTCCCAGCGCGCTGTCGCAACTCGGGCTGCCCGGGATCGAGGCACTGGCCGAGGGCGCCCTGCTGGATGTCGCGCTGCGCGACGTCAGCCTGCTGCCTGTCGTGCCCGATGCGCCGCGCATCTTCTGTGTGGGCCTGAACTATGAGGCGCACCGCGTCGAGGCTAAGCGCGAGAGGACCGGCCAGCCGACCATCTTCCTGCGCGTGGCGTCCTCGCAGGCCGGTCACGGCCAGCCTCTGGTGCTGCCGTCCGAGTCGGCTTGCTTTGACTACGAGGGCGAGATCGCCATCGTGATCGGCACGGGCGGCCGACGCATCCGGGAGGAAGACGCATGGACACACGTCGCGGGCTATGCCCCGTACAACGACGGATCGGTGCGCGACTGGCAGGCTCACACCACCCAATGGACGCCCGGAAAGAACTTTCCTGCGACCGGCGGTTTCGGCCCGTGGATGGTGACGCGCGGCGAGATAGCCGACGGTCAGGTGCTGGCCCTGACCACGCGGTTGAACGGCGAGACGGTGCAGCACGCGACCACCGAGCAGCTGATCTTCTCGATGCCGAGCCTCGTGGCCTACATCTCGACCTTTACCGCATTGGAGCCCGGCGACGTCATCGTCACCGGTACGCCCGGCGGCGTGGGTTTCAAGCGGCAGCCGCCGCTGTACATGCGCGTGGGCGACGTGGTGGAGGTCGAGGTGGAAGGTGTGGGCACGCTGTCTAACCGCGTGTGTGCGGAATGA
- a CDS encoding PDR/VanB family oxidoreductase, whose translation MTQAALIETRIVARAEVARDICVFEIGAAGAAPLPAVEAGAHIDVHVSGFVRQYSLLDGPSRAPRSYRIAVLRAASSRGGSEAMHVQLREGSALRISAPRNNFPLRPDSSCSVLIAGGIGITPLMSMAAALHASGARFALHYCARSRDRMAFADELQRAPFAHAVHLYSDDEAQSAFDGGAVLASQPSGAHLYVCGPQGFMDHVLGIARAAGWDERRLHHEYFQAAAVAPTSGGDRAFELIAVRSGKRITVAAAESALQALTRCGIEVAFSCQQGVCGSCLTPVLEGIVDHRDSFLTSQEKVRNEAFLPCCSRAHGDVLMVDL comes from the coding sequence ATGACGCAGGCTGCGCTGATCGAGACGCGGATTGTCGCCCGAGCGGAGGTCGCGAGGGACATCTGTGTCTTCGAGATCGGGGCGGCGGGCGCCGCACCGCTGCCGGCCGTCGAGGCCGGCGCGCATATCGACGTTCATGTGAGCGGCTTCGTGCGGCAGTACTCGTTGCTCGACGGGCCCAGCCGTGCGCCGCGGAGCTATCGCATCGCGGTGCTGCGCGCCGCCTCGTCGCGCGGCGGGTCCGAGGCGATGCATGTGCAACTGCGGGAAGGCAGCGCGTTGCGGATCTCGGCGCCGAGGAACAATTTCCCGCTACGGCCGGACAGTTCCTGCTCGGTTCTCATTGCAGGGGGAATCGGCATCACACCGCTCATGAGCATGGCCGCTGCGTTGCATGCGAGCGGCGCGCGTTTCGCGCTGCACTACTGCGCGCGATCGAGAGACCGCATGGCCTTCGCCGACGAACTGCAGCGCGCGCCGTTCGCGCACGCGGTACACCTGTATTCGGACGACGAGGCACAGAGCGCCTTCGACGGCGGAGCCGTGCTCGCCTCGCAACCGTCCGGTGCGCACCTCTATGTGTGCGGACCTCAGGGCTTTATGGATCACGTGCTGGGCATCGCGCGGGCAGCCGGCTGGGATGAAAGGAGACTGCATCACGAGTACTTCCAGGCGGCGGCGGTGGCGCCGACGTCCGGTGGCGATCGCGCGTTCGAGCTGATCGCCGTGCGAAGCGGCAAACGCATCACCGTCGCCGCCGCGGAGAGCGCGCTGCAGGCCTTGACCCGCTGCGGCATCGAGGTCGCGTTTTCGTGCCAGCAGGGAGTGTGCGGATCGTGCCTGACGCCAGTGCTCGAAGGCATTGTGGACCATCGTGACTCGTTCCTTACCTCGCAGGAAAAGGTCCGAAACGAAGCGTTCCTGCCGTGCTGTTCACGTGCGCACGGCGACGTGCTGATGGTGGACCTGTGA
- a CDS encoding trimeric intracellular cation channel family protein, with translation MMMTFIYVVAIVAEAMSGALAAGRRSMDIFGVAVIAFVTALGGGTVRDVILGNFPIGWTKHPEYVGLVIAAGLFTTLIAAHMHKLKRLFLALDAMGLVAFSLIGCDIALRLDYALPVVVMAGMITGICGGVVRDVLCNQIPVVFQRELYASVSLVVCCLFLLLRSFDLNPALNTTFSFAVGLALRMQAIRFGWKLPTFSYQGRWE, from the coding sequence ATGATGATGACCTTCATCTATGTCGTTGCCATCGTGGCTGAAGCCATGTCCGGTGCGCTGGCGGCGGGGCGCCGCAGCATGGACATCTTCGGTGTCGCGGTGATCGCCTTCGTCACCGCGCTCGGTGGTGGGACCGTGCGCGACGTGATCCTGGGCAACTTTCCTATCGGGTGGACGAAACACCCCGAATACGTCGGCTTGGTGATTGCTGCGGGGCTGTTCACAACGCTGATCGCTGCCCACATGCACAAGCTCAAACGCCTTTTCCTGGCGCTCGACGCGATGGGCTTGGTTGCGTTCTCGCTGATCGGCTGTGACATCGCGCTACGCCTGGACTATGCGCTGCCGGTGGTGGTCATGGCTGGAATGATCACGGGCATCTGCGGGGGTGTGGTGCGTGACGTGCTGTGCAACCAGATACCTGTCGTGTTCCAGCGCGAGCTTTATGCCAGTGTGTCGCTGGTGGTCTGCTGCCTTTTTCTGCTCCTGCGCTCGTTCGACCTCAATCCCGCATTGAACACCACGTTCAGCTTCGCCGTGGGCCTTGCGCTGCGCATGCAAGCCATTCGGTTCGGTTGGAAGTTGCCGACCTTCTCGTATCAAGGGCGCTGGGAATAG
- a CDS encoding dihydrofolate reductase family protein — protein MTRLLVRSFGVSLDGFAAGPDQSLQHPLGVRGPELMDWFFPTRVWQQMQQTGAANGETGVDNDMAEQGFAEMGAWILGRNMFGPVRGPWPDENWKGWWGDEPPYHVPVFVLTHHARAPLAMRGGTTFHFVTGGIHEALALAKAAAGARDVRVGGGVATMREYLKAGLIDELHLAVRPVLLGKGESLFAGLDLPALGYRCDRQVAGERATHMFLRRNAA, from the coding sequence ATGACCCGCTTGCTCGTGCGCAGCTTCGGCGTTTCGCTCGATGGTTTCGCCGCCGGCCCTGACCAGAGCCTGCAACATCCGCTGGGCGTCCGGGGTCCCGAACTGATGGACTGGTTCTTTCCGACGCGCGTCTGGCAGCAGATGCAGCAAACCGGCGCGGCCAACGGCGAGACCGGCGTCGACAACGACATGGCCGAACAAGGCTTTGCGGAGATGGGTGCCTGGATCCTGGGACGCAACATGTTCGGACCGGTGCGCGGTCCCTGGCCCGACGAGAACTGGAAGGGCTGGTGGGGCGACGAGCCGCCGTACCACGTTCCGGTTTTCGTGCTGACCCACCATGCCCGTGCGCCGCTGGCGATGCGGGGCGGCACCACCTTCCATTTCGTCACTGGCGGCATCCATGAGGCCCTGGCGCTGGCAAAGGCCGCCGCGGGCGCGCGCGACGTGCGCGTGGGCGGCGGCGTCGCAACCATGCGCGAGTACCTGAAGGCCGGGCTGATCGACGAGCTGCACCTGGCCGTGCGGCCGGTGCTGCTGGGAAAGGGCGAGTCGTTGTTCGCAGGGCTGGACCTTCCGGCGCTGGGCTACCGCTGCGACCGGCAAGTAGCCGGCGAGCGGGCCACGCATATGTTCCTGCGCCGCAACGCGGCTTGA
- a CDS encoding four-carbon acid sugar kinase family protein, which yields MSTAPAIVYYGDDFTGATDTLGTAARAGLRTLLFLKTPGAARLAQAGPLDVLGIAGAARAMSPEAMQAELAPVAALFRSLGARVLHYKTCSTFDSAPHIGSIGAAVRALRGAVEQPSTAIVGGQPNLGRHCLFGNLFAAAGAGGEVFRIDRHPTMSRHPVTPMPEADLRLHLAEQGLADVRSIPFTVASQGPDALGEALRRTLRAPASGGAPPGAVLFDVADAAQLAAIGEVLWARAQRATLLAVGPSSVVDALAGALGTRNVATPAPRQVAPARGAVLVLAGSLSPVTARQVAAAASFDVVWLDAAGLAGRNAATLERHAQEIAQALAQGRHVLACTRPGGHPLALNPVDARALSLAGGELLARVLAMAPLQRIGIAGGDTSSHAVQALDAWGLSYAADMGAGASLCRVHSDLASLDGVEIMLKGGQMGSEDVFERLVRGCAA from the coding sequence ATGAGCACGGCTCCGGCCATCGTCTACTACGGCGATGATTTCACCGGCGCTACCGACACGCTCGGCACCGCGGCACGCGCCGGCTTGCGCACCCTGCTGTTCCTGAAGACGCCCGGCGCCGCGCGGCTCGCACAGGCCGGGCCGCTCGACGTGCTGGGCATCGCGGGCGCCGCGCGCGCCATGTCGCCGGAAGCCATGCAGGCCGAACTGGCACCTGTCGCCGCCCTGTTCCGATCGCTGGGCGCGCGCGTGCTGCACTACAAGACCTGCTCGACCTTCGACAGCGCGCCGCACATCGGCTCGATCGGCGCGGCGGTGCGCGCGCTGCGAGGCGCGGTCGAGCAGCCGTCGACCGCGATCGTGGGCGGCCAGCCCAACCTCGGGCGGCATTGCCTCTTCGGCAACCTGTTTGCCGCAGCCGGTGCCGGCGGCGAAGTGTTCCGCATCGATCGGCATCCGACCATGAGCCGGCACCCCGTCACGCCGATGCCTGAGGCGGACCTGCGGCTGCACCTGGCCGAGCAGGGCCTGGCCGATGTGCGTTCCATCCCTTTCACGGTGGCCTCGCAGGGGCCGGATGCGCTCGGCGAGGCATTGCGGCGCACGTTGCGCGCACCCGCATCCGGTGGCGCCCCACCCGGCGCCGTGCTGTTCGACGTGGCCGATGCCGCGCAGCTTGCCGCCATCGGCGAAGTGCTGTGGGCGCGGGCGCAGCGTGCCACGCTGCTTGCCGTCGGTCCGAGCAGCGTGGTCGATGCGCTGGCTGGCGCGCTGGGCACGCGCAACGTTGCTACGCCTGCGCCACGGCAAGTCGCGCCCGCACGCGGTGCGGTGCTGGTGCTGGCCGGCAGCCTCTCGCCCGTCACGGCGCGGCAGGTGGCGGCGGCAGCGTCCTTCGATGTCGTGTGGCTCGACGCCGCCGGACTCGCAGGCCGGAATGCAGCCACGTTGGAGCGCCACGCCCAAGAGATCGCGCAGGCCTTGGCGCAGGGCCGCCATGTGCTGGCTTGCACGCGACCCGGCGGACATCCGCTTGCCCTGAACCCGGTCGATGCCCGCGCGCTCTCCCTGGCCGGCGGCGAGCTGCTGGCCAGGGTGCTGGCCATGGCGCCGCTGCAGCGCATCGGCATTGCCGGTGGCGACACCTCGAGCCACGCCGTGCAGGCGCTCGACGCATGGGGACTCTCCTATGCGGCGGACATGGGTGCCGGTGCATCGCTGTGCCGCGTCCACAGCGACCTCGCGTCACTCGATGGCGTGGAGATCATGCTGAAGGGCGGCCAGATGGGTTCCGAGGACGTCTTCGAGCGGCTGGTGCGGGGCTGCGCCGCCTGA
- a CDS encoding ribulose-bisphosphate carboxylase large subunit family protein: protein MAPAERIHARYLIETPLEPAAVAEVMAGEQSCGTFTRVEGETDALRERARATVEAITELAPAEAPALPNALLERKGTRGPWRRAHVDISFPVANIGANLPTLAATVSGNLYDLGEVTGLRLESLRLPAAYRARFEMPRAGVAGTRRTTGVASGALVGTIIKPNVGLSAAETAGLVARLCAAGVDFIKDDEVCADPAHAPLAERVPAVMDVVRAHQQRTGKHVMVAFNITDETDAMKRHADLVEREGGSCVMASLNWCGHAGIQTLRRHTGLALHGHRNGYGALSRHPLLGISFQAYQTLWRLAGVDHMHVHGLQGKFSQPDAEVIESARDCFTPLTDAADDRVMPAFSSGQWAGTVPATWAAIGSDDLLFMAGGGILAHPDGAAAGVASIRQAWSAARAGTALDEAARSAPELARALSFFGKP from the coding sequence ATGGCGCCTGCCGAACGCATCCATGCGCGCTACCTGATCGAAACCCCGCTGGAGCCGGCCGCGGTGGCCGAGGTGATGGCGGGCGAGCAATCGTGCGGCACCTTCACGCGTGTCGAAGGCGAGACCGATGCGCTGCGCGAACGCGCGCGGGCCACGGTCGAGGCCATCACCGAGCTTGCGCCTGCCGAGGCGCCCGCCCTGCCGAACGCGCTGCTCGAACGCAAGGGCACGCGCGGGCCGTGGCGGCGCGCGCATGTCGACATCTCGTTTCCGGTGGCGAACATCGGCGCCAACCTGCCGACGCTCGCGGCCACGGTGTCGGGCAACCTGTACGACCTGGGCGAGGTGACGGGCCTCCGGCTCGAATCGCTGCGCCTTCCTGCTGCCTACCGTGCACGCTTCGAGATGCCGCGCGCCGGTGTCGCGGGCACGCGGCGCACGACCGGTGTCGCAAGCGGTGCGCTGGTCGGCACGATCATCAAGCCGAACGTGGGACTCTCCGCGGCCGAGACCGCCGGGCTGGTTGCAAGGCTCTGCGCCGCGGGCGTCGACTTCATCAAGGACGACGAGGTCTGCGCCGACCCCGCGCATGCGCCGCTCGCCGAGCGCGTGCCGGCCGTGATGGACGTTGTGCGCGCGCACCAGCAGCGCACCGGCAAGCATGTGATGGTGGCGTTCAACATCACCGACGAAACCGATGCTATGAAGCGGCATGCCGACCTCGTCGAGCGCGAAGGCGGATCGTGCGTGATGGCCAGCCTCAACTGGTGCGGGCACGCCGGCATCCAGACCCTGCGGCGCCACACCGGGCTGGCACTGCACGGGCATCGCAACGGCTATGGCGCGCTGTCCAGGCATCCGCTGCTGGGCATTTCGTTCCAGGCCTACCAGACGCTGTGGCGGCTTGCGGGCGTGGACCACATGCACGTGCACGGCCTGCAGGGCAAGTTCTCGCAGCCCGATGCCGAGGTCATCGAATCGGCACGCGACTGCTTCACGCCGCTCACCGATGCCGCGGACGACCGCGTGATGCCCGCGTTCTCGTCGGGCCAGTGGGCCGGCACCGTGCCCGCAACCTGGGCCGCCATCGGCAGCGACGACCTGCTCTTCATGGCCGGCGGCGGCATCCTCGCGCATCCGGACGGTGCGGCGGCCGGCGTCGCCAGCATCCGCCAGGCCTGGTCGGCTGCGCGCGCGGGCACCGCGCTGGACGAAGCGGCGCGCAGCGCGCCCGAGCTGGCACGCGCCCTCTCCTTCTTCGGCAAGCCATGA
- a CDS encoding VOC family protein, with amino-acid sequence MSRFLGEIRQLGYVVHDIEAAMDYWSTTLGVGPWFYNPKVPIRNYRYKGEAHEPHNSVALANSGYVQVELIQTRNDVPSMYRDFLQAGRTGLQHVAYWTADYDADLARLTAQGFKPVMSGEVGERGRFIYFDTEYHPGTVIELSEVAGPKGKMFDLIRSASEGWNGSEPVRPFPDLSKL; translated from the coding sequence ATGAGTCGATTCCTCGGCGAGATCCGCCAGCTGGGCTATGTCGTGCACGACATCGAGGCCGCCATGGACTACTGGAGCACCACACTGGGCGTGGGCCCGTGGTTCTACAACCCGAAGGTGCCCATCAGGAACTACCGCTACAAGGGCGAGGCGCACGAGCCGCACAACTCGGTGGCGCTCGCCAATTCGGGCTACGTGCAGGTGGAGCTCATCCAGACGCGCAACGACGTGCCGTCGATGTACCGCGACTTCCTGCAGGCTGGGCGCACCGGGCTGCAGCACGTGGCCTACTGGACGGCCGACTACGACGCCGACCTGGCGCGCCTCACCGCCCAAGGCTTCAAGCCCGTGATGAGCGGAGAGGTGGGTGAGCGCGGCCGCTTCATCTACTTCGACACCGAATACCACCCCGGCACGGTGATCGAGCTCTCCGAAGTCGCAGGCCCCAAAGGCAAGATGTTCGACCTGATCCGCAGTGCCTCCGAAGGCTGGAACGGCAGCGAACCGGTGCGGCCCTTCCCCGACCTGAGCAAGCTGTGA
- a CDS encoding TRAP transporter large permease subunit encodes MVHESTFEAAPFVGAGPSANALSGMAGRADRVLGGVVEAVAALLVLAEIGVLFAGVVSRYVFHAPLVWSDELASILFLWLSMLGAVVALRRGEHMRMTALLQKVAPSTRAMLDAFAIAASIAFLVLIIWPSIDYAHEESFIVTPALEISNAWRAAAIPAGIGIMVAMALLRLLRVCTGRQIAVAVLGMAALVGAFWLAAPLFGALGKFNLVIFFVVVVAATVLSGVPIAFSFALATFGYLALTTRTPLLVMVGRLDEGMSHLILLAVPLFIFLGALIEMTGMARAMIQFLASLLGHVRGGLSYVLIGAMYLVSGISGSKIADMAAIAPVLFPEMVKRGAKPGDLVALLSATGAQTETIPPSIVLITIGSVTGISIAALFTGGLLPAVVLGAALCVVVWWRYRREDLSGVQRHSKREIGKLLLVALPAVLLPFVIRAAVVEGVATATEVSTIGIVYSALVGLFVYRQFDWKRLKPMLVDTASLSGAIIFIVGCATAMAWGLTQSGFSQDLARVMGALPGGAYGFLAVSIVAFIVLGSVLEGIPAIVLFGPLLFPIAKAAGVHEVHYAMVVIFAMGIGLFAPPFGVGYYGACAVSKVNPDEGIRHIWGYIAAMLVGLVIVAAFPWFSTGFLKF; translated from the coding sequence ATGGTGCATGAATCGACTTTCGAGGCCGCCCCGTTCGTGGGCGCGGGGCCGTCGGCCAACGCACTGAGCGGCATGGCGGGCCGCGCCGACCGCGTGCTGGGCGGCGTGGTGGAGGCGGTAGCCGCACTGCTGGTGCTGGCCGAAATCGGCGTGCTGTTCGCGGGCGTGGTGTCGCGCTATGTGTTCCATGCGCCGCTGGTGTGGTCGGACGAGCTCGCGTCCATTCTCTTTCTCTGGCTGTCGATGCTGGGCGCCGTGGTGGCATTGCGGCGAGGCGAGCACATGCGCATGACCGCGCTGCTGCAGAAGGTGGCGCCTTCGACGCGCGCGATGCTCGATGCCTTCGCCATCGCGGCCTCGATCGCTTTCCTGGTGCTGATCATCTGGCCGTCGATCGACTATGCACACGAAGAGTCGTTCATCGTCACGCCCGCATTGGAGATCAGCAACGCCTGGCGCGCCGCGGCCATTCCGGCCGGCATCGGCATCATGGTGGCGATGGCGCTGCTGCGTTTGCTGCGCGTGTGCACCGGGCGGCAGATCGCGGTGGCGGTGCTGGGCATGGCCGCGTTGGTCGGCGCCTTCTGGCTCGCTGCGCCGCTGTTCGGCGCGCTCGGCAAGTTCAACCTGGTGATCTTCTTCGTGGTGGTGGTGGCCGCCACCGTGCTCTCGGGCGTGCCCATCGCTTTCTCTTTCGCGCTGGCCACCTTCGGCTACCTGGCGCTGACCACGCGAACGCCGCTGCTGGTGATGGTGGGCCGGCTCGACGAAGGCATGTCGCACCTCATCCTGCTTGCAGTGCCGCTCTTCATCTTCCTGGGTGCACTGATCGAGATGACGGGCATGGCGCGCGCCATGATCCAGTTTCTTGCGAGCCTCTTGGGCCATGTGCGCGGCGGCCTCTCGTATGTGCTGATCGGCGCAATGTACCTGGTGTCGGGCATCTCGGGCTCCAAGATCGCCGACATGGCGGCCATCGCGCCCGTGCTGTTCCCGGAGATGGTCAAGCGCGGCGCCAAGCCCGGCGACCTGGTGGCGCTGCTCTCGGCAACGGGCGCGCAGACCGAGACCATTCCGCCGTCGATCGTGCTCATCACCATCGGCTCGGTCACGGGCATTTCGATTGCCGCGCTGTTCACCGGCGGGCTGCTGCCGGCGGTGGTGCTGGGCGCCGCGCTGTGCGTGGTGGTGTGGTGGCGCTACCGGCGCGAAGACCTCAGCGGTGTGCAGCGCCACAGCAAGCGCGAGATCGGCAAGCTGCTGCTGGTTGCGCTCCCGGCGGTGCTGCTGCCGTTCGTGATCCGCGCCGCCGTGGTCGAAGGCGTGGCCACCGCCACCGAGGTGTCGACCATCGGCATCGTGTACTCGGCGCTGGTCGGGCTCTTTGTCTACCGGCAGTTCGACTGGAAGCGGCTCAAGCCGATGCTGGTCGACACGGCATCGCTCTCGGGCGCGATCATCTTCATTGTCGGCTGCGCCACGGCCATGGCCTGGGGGCTCACGCAATCAGGCTTCTCGCAAGACCTGGCGCGCGTGATGGGCGCGCTGCCGGGCGGTGCCTACGGCTTCCTGGCGGTGTCGATCGTCGCCTTCATCGTGCTGGGCAGCGTGCTCGAGGGCATTCCGGCCATCGTGCTGTTCGGGCCCCTGCTGTTCCCCATTGCCAAGGCCGCGGGCGTGCACGAGGTGCACTACGCGATGGTCGTCATCTTCGCGATGGGCATCGGCCTTTTCGCGCCACCCTTCGGCGTGGGCTACTACGGCGCCTGCGCCGTGAGCAAGGTCAACCCCGACGAAGGCATCCGGCACATCTGGGGCTACATCGCCGCGATGCTGGTGGGCCTGGTGATCGTGGCCGCCTTCCCGTGGTTCTCGACCGGCTTCCTGAAGTTCTGA
- a CDS encoding TRAP transporter substrate-binding protein yields MTSLTRRSALRTLSALPAAGIAAALPRIARAAEFSYKYGNNLPLTHPLNIRAQEAADRIAKETKGRVEIKIFPNNQLGGDTDMLAQVRSGGIEFFTPSALVIATLVPVAAINAVGFAFNDYAQVWSAMDGKLGAHVRGAIAKSRLYAFEKMWDNGFRQTTSSKAPVTNAKDMDGLKIRVPVSPLSISMFKGLGAAPASLQFSEVYSALQTRIVDAQENPLPIIQVAKLFEVQKFCSLTNHIWDGYWFIANGRAWEALPDDLKTIVARAINDAGMQQRDDIRKLNESVVGDLQAKGLTINRPVAESFRAKLRESGFYGEWKGRFGPEAWALLEGAVGKLA; encoded by the coding sequence ATGACATCGCTGACCCGCCGCAGTGCATTGCGCACGCTTTCCGCCCTCCCCGCAGCCGGCATCGCGGCGGCCTTGCCGCGCATCGCGCGCGCGGCCGAGTTCTCCTACAAGTACGGCAACAACCTGCCGCTGACGCATCCGCTGAACATCCGCGCGCAGGAGGCGGCCGACCGCATCGCCAAGGAAACCAAGGGCCGCGTCGAGATCAAGATCTTTCCCAACAACCAGCTGGGCGGCGACACCGACATGCTGGCCCAGGTGCGCTCGGGCGGCATCGAGTTCTTCACGCCCTCGGCGCTGGTCATTGCCACGCTGGTGCCGGTGGCAGCCATCAATGCGGTGGGCTTTGCCTTCAACGACTACGCCCAGGTCTGGTCGGCCATGGACGGCAAGCTCGGCGCGCATGTGCGCGGTGCCATTGCCAAGTCGCGGCTCTACGCCTTCGAGAAGATGTGGGACAACGGCTTTCGCCAGACCACCAGCAGCAAGGCGCCGGTCACGAACGCGAAGGACATGGACGGCCTGAAGATCCGCGTGCCGGTGAGCCCGCTGTCGATCTCGATGTTCAAGGGCCTGGGCGCCGCACCCGCGAGCCTGCAGTTCAGCGAGGTCTACTCCGCCCTGCAGACCAGGATCGTCGATGCGCAGGAGAACCCGCTGCCGATCATCCAGGTCGCCAAGCTGTTCGAGGTGCAGAAGTTCTGCTCGCTCACCAACCACATCTGGGACGGCTACTGGTTCATTGCCAACGGACGTGCCTGGGAGGCACTGCCCGACGACCTGAAGACCATCGTCGCGCGCGCCATCAACGACGCCGGCATGCAGCAGCGCGACGACATCAGGAAGCTCAACGAGTCGGTCGTCGGCGACCTGCAGGCCAAGGGCCTCACCATCAACCGCCCGGTGGCCGAGAGCTTTCGCGCCAAGCTGCGCGAATCGGGTTTCTACGGCGAGTGGAAGGGCCGATTCGGCCCCGAAGCGTGGGCGCTGCTCGAAGGCGCGGTCGGCAAGCTGGCCTGA